The proteins below are encoded in one region of Lactuca sativa cultivar Salinas chromosome 3, Lsat_Salinas_v11, whole genome shotgun sequence:
- the LOC111884859 gene encoding oxysterol-binding protein-related protein 3A: MAQNQGGGGGGGGFFSSIASSFSSFKNQVNGLLGYEGLEVINPEGGTDDAEVEAQRGRWKGEERDSYWRSMQKYVGADITSMVTLPVLIFEPMTMLQKMAELMEYAHLLEQADNCEDPYMRLVYTASWFISVYYALQRTWKPFNPILGETYEMVNHCGITFIAEQVSHHPPISAAHAENEHFVYDITSKVKTKFLGNSVDVYPLGRTRLKLKKDGVILELVPPPTKVNNLIFGRTWIDSPGEMVLTNLTSGDKVVLYFQPCGWFGAGRYEVDGYVYNSEEEPKILMTGKWNESMSYQPCDSEGEPLPNTELTQVWKVAEAPADDKFQYTHFAHKVNSFNTAPKKLLASDSRLRPDRYALEMGDMSKAGSEKSILEEKQRAEKRIRETKGKEFVPKWFDMTDQIAPTPWGDLEIYEYNGRYSKHRAEADKSSSVQDVTIANTEFNPWQFGNVAESD, translated from the exons ATGGCGCAGAATcaaggtggcggtggtggtggtggtggtttcttTTCGTCGATCGCTTCAAGTTTCTCCAGTTTTAAGAATCAAGTTAACGG ACTACTTGGTTATGAGGGGCTTGAAGTTATTAACCCTGAAGGAGGCACTGATGATGCTGAAGTTGAAGCACAAAGAGGCAGATGGAAGGGAGAG GAGCGTGATAGTTACTGGAGGTCAATGCAGAAGTATGTAGGTGCTGATATCACATCAATGGTGACTCTACCTGTTCTCATTTTTGAACCCATGACCATGTTACAGAAAATGGCAGAG TTGATGGAATATGCCCATCTTTTAGAACAAGCAGATAATTGTGAGGATCCATACATGCGATTAGTATATACAG CATCATGGTTTATATCAGTATATTATGCTCTACAACGAACCTGGAAGCCTTTCAATCCAATTCTTGGTGAAACATATGAAATGGTTAATCATTGTGGCATTACATTTATTGCAGaacag GTGAGTCATCACCCTCCAATAAGTGCTGCACATGCTGAAAATGAGCATTTTGTATATGATATAACTTCAAAGGTCAAGACCAAGTTTCTTGGTAACTCTGTTGATGTCTATCCTCTTGGAAG AACTCGTTTGAAGCTAAAGAAAGATGGAGTAATCCTAGAATTAGTACCCCCTCCCACAAAAGTCAACAATTTAATATTTGGAAGAACATGGATTGATTCCCCAGGGGAGATGGTTTTGACCAATTTGACCTCAGGAGATAAAGTTGTTCTCTATTTTCAACCTTGTGGTTGGTTCGG AGCTGGACGTTATGAAGTGGATGGATATGTATACAATTCAGAAGAAGAACCAAAAATATTAATGACAGGAAAATGGAATGAATCCATGAGTTATCAGCCTTGTGATTCTGAAGGGGAGCCTcttccaaacactgaactcaCACAG GTATGGAAAGTTGCTGAGGCTCCAGCAGATGATAAATTTCAATACACACATTTTGCACATAAAGTAAACAGTTTCAATACAGCACCAAAGAAGCTATTGGCATCGGATTCCCGCTTACGACCTGACAGATATGCCCTTGAGATGGGTGACATGTCAAAAGCTGGTTCGGAAAAAAGCAT tCTGGAAGAGAAACAGAGGGCTGAAAAGAGAATAAGAGAAACAAAGGGGAAAGAATTTGTGCCAAAATGGTTTGACATGACGGACCAAATTGCCCCTACACCGTGGGGGGATTTGGAGATTTATGAATACAACGGGAGATACTCCAAACACAGAGCTGAAGCTGATAAGTCAAGTAGTGTTCAAGATGTTACAATTGCAAATACAGAGTTCAACCCTTGGCAGTTTGGAAATGTTGCTGAATCTGATTGA